AGCGAGCGTGATGCGTGGGAAGTAATTGTTAACGGGAGTGGCACAACGAGGGATAGCTTATTATATTGACTTTGAGCGCAGTTCACAACTCCTTGCGGATTTCCctaacgtatttcatattatgAATAATGTCTGCTGTTATTTAagacctttttatttttttaaacgttCAAACGTTGTCATAACAAACTGGTCAACTAATCTGTCAGCTTTGTGTGGGaggaaataaatgaaaaataatttatttttcgttgttttctttatttttttatactcacTTGCCGCATGGCGGTCAGAAAACCTTGTGGATTAAAGAAGCCTGTCATCCAGAAAACCTTGTTTCGTTGACAAATTCAACAAAGAgttgcaaaagaaaataaagagagtacataaaaaaaagaatgtaaGTATTAAACAATTAGACATTCTCCTTGCGAGTTTGCAAAGTTTTTGTCATGCGTGAAGTTAAAAGGAAAACGACAGAAAATAAGAGGAATGAATGGGCCgcaattttcatgtttttcatAGTTGTCTGGGATGACGTACCTTTGGTCGATCTGTGGAAATCCAGGTACGAAATTGTGCATTACGCTCCAGTAGTTCCGTATACCAAAAGCCAAGCGTTGTGGACTCCCATGAAATCTGCAAGTGCATTTGACATTGACAAACGTTATTATCATAATGGAATCTGTAATTCACAATTTCTTTATTGAAATAGTACAATAGAATATCGGTATATAGAGTTTAAAAcgagtattttaattttcatagcCCTtggttattttaatattcatagtGCGACAATAATTTTCCATTTCGCTTAAGGCAAACAGTTGTGAGTCCTTCATCGAATTCTTGCGCATAGCATCGAAATCTTGTAATGGATGATGTAGCTCACTGGTTTTCAGGCCCTTTGTTATGGTAAATTCTCCCTCATGGAACAGTTTCCGTTTCATCTCAAATGACATTCCCGCTGTTTTCGCATTGATCCTCGGCTGGTTAATGTACTGCTCACCTGATGAGGTACTCGACAATGACGTGTCTGAAACAACTGAATGAGCCACAGCGCCTTGAAGGCGATCCACAAGCATTTGTGGACTAATTGGATCCGCTTTCTTTGGAAATGGCGTTGACGTATTTGTTGTCTTTAGGAATCCATAATCACGTTTACCCAAAGGAATACGCGATGTTTGTTCTACATTCgttttattaaatgcaaacCTCTTGACATTGTGCATAGAAGACTTCCTCATGTCATCTCTTGTAGGCCTGctcattttcgtttttctaACTGCTGCAATTTTGAAATaggctttaaaataatttacaggATGTTCTACAGGCTCTTTACATACCAATTGATATAAGTAAGTATATGTATTGCTCTCTTTGTTACATTCAGATATGGATAATGTAAAATATGTATTGTTTTCCCTTGTGAATTCTTAATACACAGCACTGAGTGTAGACTAAactctttttatatttcatatacataAAAAGGTGTTTAGAAAATCAAAGCTTACTTCTTTACCTAGCGTTTACTTATTGTAAATAGCTAAAGAGCGTAATTTTTCTTAACTAATGGAATAtttccaaaaacaacaaattattatattttaatagtatttcctaaattttgtttaaatttttcttaattacataatattataaaattttctttgtttttaaaatatttaatttctatttaatggTCAacgaattattatttattttaagagtgTTATTTAAACCTTGTCAATTTTAAGCcgattttctttaattatattaaattattggcTTTGCTTATGAAATACTTTCCagagtattttaattttttttttgtaaaccaaccaattaatattttctgacATTCTTGCATAAAACTTCCGCCAATTATAACACAATTTTCTTTGATCAAACCTGAGGAAATTAGGCGCAATGTAAGTCTAACCCTAACTGCCTCATAAGGAATGGAAAACTTTATTCAATCGCCGTTACTTAGTTCGTGGTGTTAATTAAACGAAGATGCGATGAGGCGTTAAACGTTTACacgcataaatttataatgacTCTCCCCAAGGGGAAAATGTTGCCtgaaaaatcaatcaaatttttataagcgGCAATTGAATGTGGGCAGCTTCAGCAAATTTTTCACCTGACCCGTCCAAACATCCGTCACGTTGCGGCTTCGGAAGCTGTTGGTCTGgtgttctttttatttattttctttccttttttttgttcgttCTGTTGTTTGAGTCGGTCTGGGCCTAAATTTAGGCCAAATTTGTTTGCGCGCCGATAAAAATCTCGTGAgacaataaaaacaagcaGAGTCTGAGACAAGGAAATGCCACATTGAGATTAGTCAGGGCCACGTTTCACTTGGCCACGAAATGTACATCAAATGAAACGTTGCCCAGCACCTGAGAGACCATAAAATCTGCACACCAAATAAATGAAGGAATGAAAGAACGAACGAGCGAACGAATGATTCTTAAAGCTAAAATAATAGTGCATAAAATTGGTTATATTTTGTGAGACACGCACCTTCATCCAGGTCTCTGGGATGCGGGCATCATACATGGCATCCAGTGACTCCTTAAGAGCCGGGCTCATCACAATAGTGCCATCGATGGCCAGCTTCAGATCACAGAGGCACGTGTGGACACGTTTGATGACGCGCTGCATCCGATCGATTTCTTGCCTGTGAACGAACATTGAGTCGAATTACGGGTGTCCAGCCCAGGAGTAAGAAGTGTACGCACCTGAGAAAGATGTTCATGGGTAGTAGAATGCCCATGCGTGTCAGATTCTCACGCACCTCGTATGCATTGTACTGTATCGGCAGCTTTCGAAGCATATCATCCGCCAGTTGATAGACGATGCTCTCCCTTGTCTCACCACCGCCTCCGCCTCCCTCTTTGGGCTGCACACTTAGTATGGTGTCCAGTATGCCTGTTAGCAATACAATAACAATTCATATCAAGCACTAGCTGAAGTCGCCAACCTGTCGCCCCATTGCACAGTGGGATAAATGGccaattccaatttcaaaatgtatatagGCTATAAAGTTGTCTTGTATTTGTATCAGAAATTTAATCGCCTTTGCGAACTACCTATTTTGTAAAAGTTtattcaaacaaaatttatattaagttttatgttttgaaACAGAGTCAAAGAGATGTAATAcccataataaaatgtatgtatgctgTGTAATGCCCAACGTTAACtgctatttttttatgaaacttGATTTCAATAtgtcaaaaaacttttaaatgtttaattcaatttttataatcttgctatatgtattttcaatttatacaatatatattttcaacttttattttagtcaaacttcctaatttttttctgtttttaaaattacttttggtCAATTCATCTATGCtgatgttaaataaatattataagtatgtatgttaaTGAATAAATACGATGAATTTATAGAATTTGATCTAGACAGACTcggaaaatttttgttaatgttgAATATgtgaattacaaaataaaaatatttaaaaaatttgaaaaatgtatacaagataaataaaaataaagaagaaaatcGTTTTAGCTTGCTTCTTCATTAGCTTAATATTCCAGAAAAATTATcatctttaaaaaatgtgaatattttttgtttttaattttgtttccaaaaattattaaaatggcCAACTGTGCGTCGCCCTTTTGCTCTGTAATGCAAATGCGATAATTGCCTAGTGTGGTTTGATGATTGGTTTTTGCTTTAGGCGCTCCCAAAAATACATGAATTTAGCCACAAATGCCGCaactacaaatttatacaatttatttattggctTCGCATATGCATTAAAAACAcatgcaattgcaaattgagtgtaccaaaaaatttcattcttataataataaataaatgaaatataaataaataggtaaATAGGGCCCAATCCattagaattaattaaaatatttaaattatttaggaatcaaatataaattcatcCGCTTAATTTTTGCTGTCTTAAATACGCTGGGCATTGAATAACTTTCAATTTACCCCACAATTAAAAACAGCGGGTGCATTGAATAATTTTCAAgtctattaattaatataatatccCAATTGATTTCTAACATTTATCAATGCACTCAtgcaaatcttaaattaatttagatttcGCTTATTCCATATGTATGAGGATGCCTACATCTGTTTTTAAAAGAAGCTATAAACTATTAATaccatttgaaataaaataactacTCCAAATTTCGATTCTATTCTATACCTAGTCGAATAGGTAAACAAATTGTCTATAGAATAACCTTCAAATCGGTCATTGACCCGACCACAAAGCAATTGCCAATGGCAATAATCAAAAGGAAAAACTGAAACGAAACTGGGCAGTTAAACGGGGAGGAACACCCGTGGATGTCCTCCACTTTCACTTACCTTTGGCCGAGTTAATCTGGTACGTGATGTCGGCATTGGAATGCAAGCCAAACACTTCAGGAGTGTCGTATGCGGGCAAACTATTGATGTAATCGATAAAGCCCTGGAGACTCTTGGTATTGGGTACTTTGTAGCCCTTGTAGAACTCAAAGGCTGTGGATAGCAACTGCTCGCAGAACCACACAGAGGTGAATGTGGTCAGCAGTCGCTTGTCAAAGTCATCGGTGACACGTCCGCCGTATTGCACCTCACCAATCATGTAGACAAGTGTCTGCCAGGAGACGCCCTTCTTGGGATCCATTTCATCCAAATGATTCTGTATGAACTGCACACTTGCTGCGAAGTCTGCCTGATTGAATTCATAGGGTATATTCCAGCCGAGCGGGCCGAACTTACGACGCTCCTGCACGATTGTGTGCAGAAACGCAACCGTATACAATAGACATGGCCACTGTGTGGCGGAAGTGTAGTCCAGAAAGTCCTGCGTGAAGGACTAAACCAAAAATAGTCATCAGAttaaacttttcaattaattaacaactTCAACTTACCTGATAGCTGCGCTTGAGACTCGCACGTATACCCTGTGGAGGTTCGTTCGTGAATTTGATTGCCATTTGAAGCAGCCCAATGGGAAACTCCGAGTGCGGCTCCGTTGTGACCCACATGCGGAAGGTATCATCAATGTGCTCCGTTTCCACCAACATGTCTATAACCTCCGAGCAGAAAGGCAGCGATAGATGAACATTCTGTAGCAACACCCAACCACCAATTGACATTGACTCCATGATCATTTTGCGAGCATGATACTCCTGCCCTTGACCCATGGAAACCGACTTTAGTACTGCAAAGAATAACTTACGTATTGCAACAGTTTATTGATAGGCTGAGTTCACTTACTGATGCCCTTTTGTTTGGCCAAAGCACCAATTTGTGTGGTGGGATCCGAGCCAATGGATAGCAGGCAAACGAAAGGCGTGCGGGGCTCGGACTCTGCCCAAGTGACCTCCAGATCCAGGATTTGCATTTCACTATACTCAGGACCCAGTGATTCTGCGATTTAAATAACAAAGCCAATAATGAGAACTCAACTTTGTTCACAGTTTGTAACATGAAGAAGTAGACAGACCTCATAAAGTAGCAAAGGAAAAATATATCTCAAATATAGTAAGAGCTAAATGTGCTAAGCTTGGTTGTATGATGTGAAGGCTCAACaagtttatttgaaattttgaagaCCCTTcccagcaaattaaaaaaaaaagccagtcGGAATgactatagtcgagatcccgaccattacttatttcaatatacacaaaagtactttatagaaattactgtctaataaaaactactgcatatttttgggtgcttgtattgccttaatttttaatagctttggttagctattattgccgttctacttgtccgatcttgctgcgattaagtgggataatagataatatgaATAGATAACGTAAAACACCATAAAAACCGAATTGTCGGAGATGCAGctttctccctgttacatacatttgcacgaacacaatatacccctattttttaagtaacgagtataaaaatccaaatatGTACAAGGAGATTTATAATGTATGATAAACAACGCCCAAATataccctgaaaatttcatcacGATCGGTTAGTCCGATTGGCTAGGCCTCTGAGAAGTAAAATATTGCAAAGCGGATAACTGGATACTTCCGATAATTGTATACTGCCTAAAATCTAACTtctcaattgttgttttttcttattaactATTCAATAACTAGATgggtttgttatttttttttttaagattgaCGCTtactcatttaaaaaaaaacaaaaacaattatgcAAGGAAGAATAAGAGTTTCCGACGATCGGAAATGCTGTGCTAGACGAAGTTAGTGTTAGGATATGTGAAGCCTATACCTTAGTCGAacactcttaaaaaaaaccaacaaagaAAAGCTATTCACTAACTTTAATATCGAATTTTAGGGACAAAAGAGCGCCTATTCCAAATTGGATCAAAGATGTCTCCTTCtatctgttacatacattgtCAAAAAGTTATTGTACTCTTGTACGCTTTGGGTATTAGTTGATACGCACCTTCAATATACTTTTTTGCCTGGGAAATGGTGCGATCTGGACACCAGGATCTTATAAGCAACAGCTTGCGGAAGCTGTCGAGTAGAGCATTGTAGCCACAGGGAATCTCCTCGTTCTCGGGCTTCTCACACTCGTACCAACTGCGCCAGTCGCGTTCATTGAGCTCAATGATCTGCAGAACTGTGGAGAAGGTCTCCAACTTGCTGATCTCCACCAGATTAAGCCAGGTAATATCGAGAATCCAACGGAAAGGCTTGGGAGTCACAGCATTCAAATCCAAGGAGGCGCCACCTTTGATGAAGGTCAAGAACTCCTCGTGACTGATGTTACCATTGTGGTAATCAATCTTGATGGCCAACATCAGGGTGAAGAGCTGCTTGTGCCTCTCGTAGAGACTGCGATTGGTGAACTTGTAGACCTCGTAGGTAAGATAGCGTAAAATGATATTGATGCGCTCCTCGGTGATGCTGGACTTGGTCGACTTGGTAATGGAGTTGTTGAAGATGACAAGGAATTGCTTGAGGGAATTCTGATACATGGCATTCACATTGCTCATTTCCACAATCAGGAAGTACAGTATGGAGCCCCGCTTGGCCACCGCACGGAATTCCTCGCGTGCTTTCATTATCTTGCGTTCGGTTACCTCGGAGATTTTAAGCTTCTGGTTGACCTCCTCGGCGGTGGTTTTCGTGACACGCAGCACCTCGATAAGCGCCTCGTCGTCCACCAATGAGCCCTGGGATGAGCTCAAGCGTAGGAGGAGATTCGCTTCCAGCTCCTTCATGTTGCGCTGGTTCTGCATCACAGTCTCGAAGAGAGCAACTCTCTCGGCCTCCAGGTCAGACTTCTCCATGAGTATGACACGCCCCAAGAGCTGATCCTCCAGGCCACGCATGGTCACCGTAAAGTCAATGATTGAGGTTTTCGCACTGACCTCTGGACTGAAAGCCGGATTGGGCAACTTTGTGGTGATGTAGAGCATGAATCCCGGCATGACATCGCATTCCTTATCGCCAACCAAGACCTTTTCAATGCTGCCCGACTTTATAAAATTCTTCTCCAGGACATTATCTATAACTGGATCCAGATCAATGCCCACATCCTCGATGAGCAGCGGCCTGCCCAGGGACAGTGAATCCTCCAAATGGGTGCGAAAGTATTTGTGATTCAACGATGTGATCTGCAGTTCATTGCGATCCTCCTTGCACTTGATCCAGATCTTACCCTGAGTCTGCGGATCAACGAGCAATGGATAACTGCTTGACTTTGTGGCTATCAAAGCATTCTGCACGGATAAGTCATCATTGGGCAGACCCTGCAGGGTCCACTCCGACACCGTGGAGGAGTCGACAAGCATATTGATGATATTCAGGCCAGTTGTAAAGGGAATAGACTTCTGCTTTAGGATGCCCATCCAAGTTCTGATGAGATTGGCCCGAAACTCCTGGTTGTAGGGGCCACAATAGGAGAGAAATCCTGTGGCCAGGAGAACATCGCCCACCAGCTTGCCCAGTTGTATTTTGAACTCTTTGCTCTGGTTTGTCCAACGATGCTTCTCATCCGAAAGTCCATTGATGAGCGCCGTGGCGGCCGTCATCTTGCGCAGACAGACATTGGCCGCATCCATGAGACGTTGCTTTTCGCCAACCGCCTTGTCGTACTGATCCTTGACAGCTTGCAGTGCGTCCTCACGCTCTCGCAGCTGCTCCTCGGCCCCAGCCAAGTCGTCCATGGCAAGCTGGCAGGGATTAAGGACGAGGGGGAGTCAATCAGTCGCTCCCCCAACACCAGAATCTACTTACCTTGAGACGCGCCTCCTGCATCGTAAGATTCGCCTTGAGCGGCAGCACCTCCTTGTTGACGCTGTGAAAGAAGGACATGGCCTTGGTCCAGGAGAGCAGACCGGCAACATCTCCGCACACACGACGTGCCATGTCCATGTTGTAGTCCTCCATGCGGAAATAGGGCTGCAATAGATCAATCATCTCATCGTTGATGGTGTCCTTGGGATAGTTTTGTAGCTGCAGCAGGAACGTGGCGCTGGCCATCATCTAGGGATTAAAGAGAtttcagagagagagagagagagagagagagagagagagttggaGAGTCGAGTGGAGGACGCACCTTGAGGGACTCCTGCCAGGAGGGCTTGGGACACGGGGTGCCCGAGTCGGGAATGCAGGGATGCAGTTTCCGCTTAAACAAGATCAAGACGCAGTCCATGATCCGCATGATGAGATGCGGTGGCCTGCCCAACTTACGCACTGTGGCAATGTGAGCAGGCTTAATGGTGTTGAGTGCATTCTCTGCCTCCTCGAGAGCTGGCTTCGCCGCCTCAAGTTTCTCCTCGGCGAGAGCTTTCTCGTGGGCAATGCAGGCGACAAGAGCTTCGGCCTTGTCCTTGACGATGAGCACCTGATTCTTGACAATCTCCGCTTGCATTGCACGCTCGGTAACCTCAACTAGCACAGATTCGGCGTTTTTGGAGGCTTCGACAAGCTCTTCCTCCATGACGACTAGATCTTTCTTAAGGATCTCAACCGAGGCGGAAGCCTCTTTGAGTTTCTCCAAACCCGTATCCATCTTCTCCACACCATCGCGCAGCTCTTGCTGCTTCAGCTGGTAAATGTTCTTATAGCCGGCAATGAAGTTCAGATAAGACTTGGGTGTCACGTGAGTGGCGCGACGGAATCGCTGGAAATATTCCTGCGATGTTTCGGCGACAATGTCCTGAAT
The genomic region above belongs to Drosophila innubila isolate TH190305 chromosome 3R unlocalized genomic scaffold, UK_Dinn_1.0 2_E_3R, whole genome shotgun sequence and contains:
- the LOC117789972 gene encoding uncharacterized protein LOC117789972, which encodes MSRPTRDDMRKSSMHNVKRFAFNKTNVEQTSRIPLGKRDYGFLKTTNTSTPFPKKADPISPQMLVDRLQGAVAHSVVSDTSLSSTSSGEQYINQPRINAKTAGMSFEMKRKLFHEGEFTITKGLKTSELHHPLQDFDAMRKNSMKDSQLFALSEMENYCRTMNIKITKGYEN